One genomic region from Sphingomicrobium aestuariivivum encodes:
- a CDS encoding toll/interleukin-1 receptor domain-containing protein, translating into MRQEGYVAFLSYSHRDSKFANWLHRALENYAMPGRLVGRDSPAGPIPRRLRPIFRDREELAASADLGERIEAALRGARALIVLCSPAAARSTWTNEEIATFKRLNPQAPILAAIVAGEPYASERAGQEAEECFPPALRYQLDTTGTLTHERAEPIAADFRPQGDSRRLAKLKIVAGMFGLGLDELVQRDASRRNRRLGALAAASVLGMVGTSGLALYAFDQRDAAREQRAEADGLIEYMLTDLRTQLEPVGRLEVLDGVGKRAMQYYARQDLSDLTDGELGRRARATQLVAEVQNLRGNVGAALPAFEQSARTTAALLKRNPDDPDAMFNHGQSLFWVGAIAWQHGDLPRARRAMEGYADISTRLAARDRSNLDWQMEEAYGASNLGTMELEAGNIASALEHFEHYVEVGDKLSDQQGRPASLEVELADGHSWIATSLGWLGRIPEAIAARKREMALYDRILAEDEDHAVARRRRVYTAARLGQLLADTGDTQAAAALFDEAVGDGEALLRADPDNAMTATFLMNPLRARGMMRWAQGSRQAARQDFTRTRQLLDDLTARDPDNEDWNVEGRTTLDLVEAMTVGAATPATMLREATAAHDRLDPANPVHRWPIVAALLVQGHAHDRRGDRAAARAAYRRAAATRFEGDQYDYRVAALQALAAERAGDGERARRLRADLASRGVDPLIDDLLGQS; encoded by the coding sequence TTGCGGCAAGAGGGTTATGTTGCGTTTCTGAGTTACAGCCACCGTGACAGCAAGTTCGCCAACTGGCTGCATCGCGCGCTCGAAAACTATGCCATGCCCGGTCGGCTGGTCGGCCGGGACAGCCCGGCCGGTCCCATCCCCCGCCGCCTGCGCCCCATCTTCCGCGACCGCGAAGAACTCGCCGCCTCTGCCGACCTTGGCGAGCGCATCGAGGCCGCGCTGCGCGGCGCGCGCGCGCTCATTGTGCTTTGCTCGCCCGCCGCCGCCCGGTCGACATGGACCAACGAGGAGATCGCCACCTTCAAGCGGCTCAACCCGCAAGCCCCCATCCTCGCCGCCATCGTCGCGGGCGAACCCTATGCGAGCGAGCGAGCCGGGCAGGAGGCCGAAGAGTGCTTCCCGCCTGCGCTTCGCTACCAACTCGACACCACGGGAACGTTGACCCACGAACGCGCCGAACCGATCGCCGCCGATTTTCGCCCGCAGGGCGACAGTCGCCGCCTTGCCAAGCTCAAGATCGTCGCGGGGATGTTCGGCCTCGGCCTCGACGAGCTCGTCCAACGCGACGCGTCGCGCCGCAACCGCCGGCTCGGTGCGCTTGCCGCCGCCTCGGTCCTCGGCATGGTCGGCACCAGCGGCCTCGCGCTTTACGCCTTCGACCAGCGCGATGCCGCGCGCGAGCAGCGCGCCGAGGCCGACGGGCTGATCGAATATATGCTGACCGACCTGCGTACCCAGCTCGAACCGGTCGGGCGTCTCGAAGTGCTCGACGGCGTCGGCAAGCGGGCGATGCAATATTATGCGCGACAGGACCTGTCCGACCTGACCGACGGTGAGCTGGGGCGTCGGGCGCGTGCCACCCAACTTGTTGCCGAAGTGCAGAATTTGCGCGGCAATGTCGGCGCGGCCCTGCCCGCCTTCGAGCAAAGCGCCCGCACCACCGCCGCGCTCCTCAAGCGCAATCCGGACGACCCCGATGCCATGTTCAATCACGGCCAGAGCCTGTTCTGGGTCGGTGCCATCGCCTGGCAGCACGGCGACCTGCCCCGCGCTCGCCGCGCGATGGAGGGTTATGCCGACATCTCCACCCGGCTCGCCGCGCGCGACCGGTCAAACCTCGATTGGCAGATGGAGGAGGCCTATGGTGCGAGCAACCTCGGCACCATGGAGCTCGAAGCCGGCAATATCGCCAGCGCGCTCGAACATTTCGAACATTATGTCGAGGTTGGCGACAAACTGTCCGACCAGCAGGGTCGGCCTGCCAGCCTGGAGGTCGAGTTGGCCGATGGCCATTCCTGGATCGCCACCAGTCTTGGCTGGCTCGGGCGGATCCCGGAGGCAATCGCGGCACGCAAACGCGAGATGGCGCTCTATGACCGCATCTTGGCCGAGGACGAAGATCATGCGGTGGCCCGCCGCCGCCGGGTCTATACCGCCGCCCGCCTCGGCCAGCTGCTCGCCGATACGGGCGATACGCAGGCTGCCGCCGCCCTCTTCGACGAGGCTGTGGGCGACGGCGAGGCGTTGCTGCGCGCCGACCCGGACAACGCCATGACCGCGACCTTCCTGATGAACCCGCTGCGCGCCCGCGGCATGATGCGATGGGCACAGGGGAGCAGGCAAGCGGCACGGCAGGATTTCACTCGCACCCGCCAGCTGCTCGATGATCTCACCGCACGCGATCCCGACAATGAGGACTGGAACGTGGAGGGGCGCACGACGCTCGATCTTGTCGAAGCAATGACCGTGGGCGCGGCGACGCCTGCTACCATGCTGCGCGAGGCCACCGCCGCCCATGACCGTCTCGACCCCGCCAACCCGGTCCATCGCTGGCCGATCGTCGCCGCGCTGCTCGTTCAGGGACATGCCCATGATCGGCGGGGCGACCGGGCCGCGGCTCGCGCAGCCTATCGCCGGGCCGCCGCGACGCGCTTCGAGGGCGACCAATATGATTATCGCGTTGCCGCCCTACAGGCGCTCGCCGCCGAACGTGCGGGCGATGGTGAGCGAGCACGGCGCCTGCGCGCCGATCTCGCCAGCCGCGGAGTGGATCCGCTCATCGACGACTTGCTCGGACAATCCTGA